CCAGCGGCCAGGGGCCGGGCCCTGGCGGAGACCCCGGACAAGGACGCGGAAACGGGACCGGGAACGGGTACCAACCCGGTCTCGGCCCCGGACAGGGACCTGGACCTGGACCTGGACCTGGACCTGGACACGGTGCTGGACCTGGACCTGGCGCCGAATACGGCCTTGACCGCGGCGAACACGGTCATGGACAACGCCCCGACGGTGGTCATCGTGGCGACTCTCGGAACGGCCCCCGCACCGGCCCTGGCAACCGCCCTCACGGCGAAGGCCACGAGCATGGCACCGGCGACGGGCATGGTCACGGTCCCGGCGCCGGGCACGGTCACGGAACGGGTTCCGGCGACGGTCACGGACCGGATTCCGGAAGTGGGAAAGGCCCCGGTTCCGATGGTGGGCACGGGCATTCGCACAGCCACAGTCATGGCCCGGCGGCCCCCGTCTCCCAGCACCTGCGCAAGGTCATCGCGGCCATCCTCATCCCGTTCGCCGCGGCTGTGGTGGTCGGGCTCGTGGTGCTGTGGCCCGACGGCGCACCGGCGCACGAGCGCACCGGCGTCGGCTTCGACCGGCAGACCCAGCAGGCCACGGTCACCAAGGTCGTGAGCGTGAGCTGTGCGTCGGTGAACGCCTCGAGCGAGACCCCGACGGGCGACACCTCCACGGCCGAGGGCTCCTCCGCGCAACAGCAGGCGAGCGGTACCTGCAAGAAGGCCACGATCCGCGTGGACACCGGCAAGGACAAGGGCCGGACGTTCACCGAGATCGTCCAGCCGGACCAGTCACGGCAGTTGGAACAGGGCGAGAAGGTCGTGGTCGCCTACGAGCCCTCCGCGCCGAAGGACCTGCAGTACTCGGTCACCGACGTGAACCGCCGTGTACCCATGACGGTGCTCGCCCTCATCTTCGCGGTCGCCGTCGTGGTCGTCGGGCGGCTTCGGGGCGTCATGGCGCTGGTCGCGCTGGCCATCAGCTTCCTGCTGCTGAACTTCTTCGTCCTCCCCGCGATCCTGCAGGGGTCGAACCCGTTGGTCGTGGCGGTGGTGGGGTCGAGCGCCATCATGCTGATCGCGCTCTATCTGTGTCACGGGCTCTCGGCCCGCACCTCCGTCGCGGTGCTCGGCACGCTCATCTCACTGCTGCTGATCGGCGTCCTCGGTTCGCTGTTCATCGACTGGGCCGCGCTGACCGGCAACACGGACGACAGCACCGGCCTGATCCACGGGCTGTACCCCTCGATCGACATGAGCGGTCTACTGCTCGCAGGCATCATCATCGGCTCGCTCGGTGTCCTCGACGACGTGACGGTCACCCAGACGTCGGCGGTCTGGGAGCTGCACGAGGCCAACCCGTCGATGGGCTGGCGCGGGCTGTACCGGGCGGGCATCCGCATCGGCCGCGACCACATCGCGTCCGTGGTGAACACACTCGTCCTCGCCTACGCCGGTGCCGCGCTGCCGCTGCTGCTGCTCTTCTCGATCGCGCAGAGCAGTGTGGGCACCGTCGCCAACAGTGAGTTGGTCGCCGAGGAGATCGTGCGCACGCTGGTGGGCTCGATCGGCCTGGTCGCCTCCGTGCCCGTCACGACGGCCCTGGCCGCCCTCGTGGTCGCCGCCGACCGACCGAGCCGCGGAACGGCCCCCGCGGTTGTCACGGAGACGACTCCGCCGTCCCCGGCAGGAACGACGGCCGCGGGTCCTGCCCAGGGCCGGGGCGGCCGGGGCAGGCGACGCAAGCGCTGAGGCGAGAGGCGCCCGAGAGCCGGAAGCACCGGCCGGCTCGGACGCCCGCCCCACTCTCCCCTCGGGGGAGGAGCTGAGAAGCACAGGACGCGCGAGACGCCCGAAACCTGAGGAGCCCGGAGAAGGCCCTGCCCGAGCGCCCGCACCACCCCAGAAGAAGCGTTCCTGCACAGCCCCACCCGTGACGACAGCGTTCCGTCACCCTGCGCTGCCGACACGTCAGCCCGCGCTCTGCTCCTCCGCCAGGATCCGGTCCAAGGCCTCGTCCAGATGCGCGTCGAAGTCGGCGAGCGCACCCTCCTGGCCCAGCGGGACCAGCTTGTCGGTGCGGTCGAGGAAGGCCACGAGCGGACCCGCCGAGGAGCGGAACAGAGCCTGGTCACCACCGACCTGAAGCCGGATCAGAACCTCTCCCAGCACATCGGGATCGACGGGCGAGACACGGACGTCCCCTTCGCCACATGCCCTGCCCACCCCGTCGATGAGCAGCTCGCGCCCGAAGGCCCAGGTCACCGGGGCGTCACCGGGCAGATGGAAGGTGAGCCGCACGGCATACGGATCGCACGACTCGTAGCCCAGCTCCACCGGGATGCGGAACGAGAGCTCCTCGGACACGAGGAAGCTCATCATGACCTCTGCCTGTACTGCCTGTACGGACTCGCGCATCGCCTTACCCCGTCACTTGCTGTCGACTGGCCGAGAATCAACCTTCTGACACTGGAGGCATCTTGCTGAACGTACACGGCAGATCACAAGGAGTGAGTTTTCAGATACTGATAGAGATCGCGAGCGAGCCCAGCAGCCGTCCGACCTCCTTCTGCAGTTGCCGGGCCGCCGGGAGCAGTCGGTCGGCGTGATGGGAGGGGAGGGAGATCGCCATCGTCGCCGCCGTGGTGCCCACGGTGATCGGGATCGCGGCGCACACCGTGCCCAGCGCGTACTCCTGCCGTTCGACGACCGGTTCCATGCGCCGCATCCGCTCCAGGCGCCGTAGCAGAGTGTGGTTGTCACGCACGGTGTACGGGGTGACCGACTGCGCCGGATAGCGGTCCAGGTGATCACGGCGGGCGTCCTCGTCCAGTTGGGAGAGCAGGCACTGGCCGATGGCGTGCGCGTGTCCGGTCTCGCGGAAGTCGGCCCATTCCTCCACCGCCGGGTTGCCCGGGGTGTCGGAGACGCACATGATCTCGATCTCGCCGTCGCGGTACTGGGCGTAGTACACGGGGACACCGATCGAATCGCGCCACTGGGCAAGGGTGTCGGCGACCGTGCTGCGACGTTTCTGCGCCGCCCCGCTGCTGCCGAGCCGCTCGGCCGCCTCGCCGAGGAAGAACAGCCCCTTGTCCCGTCGCAGATAGCCCTCGTGCACGAGGGTGCGCAGCAGGTGGTAGGCCGTGGGCAGCGCGAGGCCGGTCTCGCGGGCGAGTTGTTTGGCCGGAGCCCCGTACTCGTGCTCGGCGACGGATTCCAGCAGGCGCATCGCGCGCTGGACGGAGCCGATCAGGGTGGCCGCGGGGTGCGGATGCTCGGGGACGGCGGTGCCCGGCGGGCGTTGGAGCGGGGGTGCGGAGGAGCGCGACCGGGTAGGGGGTGCGTACGGCTGCGCGGATGCGGTGTCAACCATGGCCAAGGGGGTCACTCCCGAAGCGCGAGGGGGCGGTCCGTGCGGGGGAACACGGGAGGGGGGTGTACGCCGCTCGCGGGGTTCTTCCCCGCGTCGAATTCCGGACTTTAACCGTCCGCCACCGCTTGCAGACGGGCTGTCAGGGAAACTTCCCCCGGCCGAGGGAACCGGTGATTCCTGTTACAGATCACCGGCTTCCCGGACGGCTCACCAGTCGCTGCGCGACGACGAACTCGACATGAACTTCCGTACGACGTAGATCAGTCCGCCGACCAGCGCCACGAAGACCAGCAGCTTGAAGAGCAGGCCGATCACGAACCCGACGACGCTGGTTATCAGCCCGCCGAACACGACCAATGCGATGACCGGCACCGCGACCCACTTCACCCACCATGGCAGTCCCGTGAAGATCTCTCGCATCGCCCTTGCCCTCATCCTCTTCGGTCGAGGTCCGGCACCCCTGTCGGGCCGGAGCCTTTCGATGTCCTGCCGTCGATGCTAGGTCCGAAGAGGGTGCCGGCGGGGGCCTCGCACCCCTTGTCCTCCCCTGACCGATCCCCTAGGGAACCCCGAGACCAGGGATCGGCTGCGAGGCGGAGACGCTCAGCCCTCGGGCGGCGAGAACACCACCAGGACCCGGAGATCCTCGCTGATGTGGTGGAACTTGTGGGCGACCCCGGCCGGGACGTAGACCACGCTGCCACGCGCCACCTGCGTGGTCTCCAGTCCGACGGTGATCGAGGCGCGCCCGCTCACGACGAAGTACACCTCGTCCTGGTTGTGCGGGTTCTGTGGATCATGCGTGCCCGCGTCGAGCGCGTACAGCCCGACGGACATGTTCCGCTCCCGCAGGAACTGCAGGTAGGCGCCGTCGTTGGCGGCTCGCTCCGCCTCCAGCTCATCCAACCGGAATGCCTTCATCGACCTTGTCCGCCCTCGTCCGGTGCTCGTTTGCGATCTCTCTGCCACGATCAGACACATGAAGAATTTCGTAGTCAAGACGATCGCCAACGCAGGCGCCCTGGCGGTCGCCGTCTGGCTGCTCGACAAGATCACTCTGACCGGTGACAGCACGGGCAAGAAGATCGGCACCCTCATAGTCGTCGCACTGCTCTTCGGCCTGGTGAACTTCATGGTGAAGCCGGTCGTGAAGGTGCTGACCTTTCCCCTGTTCATCCTCACGCTCGGTCTGATCACCCTGGTGGTCAATGCCTTGATGCTGCTGCTGACCTCGTGGCTGGCCGACAAGTTCGATCTCAGCTTCCACGTGGAGGGTTTCTGGACCGCGGTCCTGGGCGGCCTGATCATCTCCGTCGTCTCCTGGGCGCTCAACGTCGTCCTGCCCGATGGGGACTGAGTCCGAGATGTCCTACCGCGTCTGCTTCGTCTGCACCGGCAACATCTGCCGCTCGCCGATGGCCGAGTCGGTCTTCCGCGCGCGTGTGGCTGACGCCGGCCTGGACGGGCTGGTCGAGGTCGACAGTGCCGGCACGGGCGACTGGCACGAGGGCGAGAACGCCGATCCGCGCACCCTCTCCGTCCTGGAGCGGCACGGATACGCCCTCGACCACACGGCCCGGCGCTTCGAGCCGTCCTGGTTCGCCCGCCTCGACCTGGTGATCGCCCTGGACTCCAGCCATCTCAAGGCCCTGCGCCTCCTCGCTCCCACGGAGGAGGACGCGGCGAAGGTCCGGCTGCTGCGCTCTTTCGACCCCGTGGCCCCCGAAGACCTGGACGTCCCCGACCCCTACTACGGGGGCCGGGACGGCTTCGAGGAGTGCCTTGAGATGGTGGAGGAGGCGAGCGCCGGTCTGCTCGCCGCCGTACGTGACGACGTGGAAGGACACATTGCATGAAAGATTCCGCTACGAACGGAGGACTTCCCCGAGGCTCGGGCGAGGGCACGCGCGCGGTGCGGGCCGGGCTGCCCGAGCCGGTGAAGTACGAGCCGACCCTCCCCGGCCCGGTGTTCGCAGCGCACTTCCACCTGCCCGGCGAGCCCACGGGCCCGTACACCTACGGCCGTGACGAGAACCCGACCTGGACCCATCTGGAGCGCGCCATCGGCGAGCTCGAGGCTCCGGGGAGGGACGGCGTCGAGACGCTCGTCTTCGCCTCCGGCATGGCCGCGATCTCGTCGGTCCTCTTCTCCCAACTGCGGGCCGGGGACACCGTCGTGCTGCCCGACGACGGCTACCAGGCGCTCCCCCTGGTGCGTGCGCAGTTGGAGGCGTACGGCATCGAGGTGCGCACCGCGCCGACCGCCGGCGACGCCCAGCTCGGCGTCCTCGACGGTGCGAAGCTGTTGTGGATCGAGTCCCCGTCCAACCCCGGGCTCGACGTGTGCGACATCCGGCGGCTCGTCGGGGCGGCACACGCGCGTGGCGCGCTCGTGGCCGTCGACAACACGCTCGCCACCCCGCTCGGGCAGCGTCCGCTGGAGCTCGGCGCCGACTTCTCGGTGGCCAGCGGCACCAAGCAGCTCACGGGCCACGGTGACGTCCTCCTCGGCTACGTGACCGGGCGCGCCGGCGAACCGATGACGGCCGTACGGCGCTGGCGGAAGATCGTCGGGGCCGTCCCCGGCCCGATGGAGGCCTGGCTCGCGCACCGGTCGATCGCCACCCTGCAGTTGCGCGTCGACCGGCAGAACGCCAGCGCCCTGGCCGTGGCCGAGGCGCTGCGGGGGAGGCCCGAAGTGAGCGGGCTGCGCTACCCGGGGCTGCCCGACGACCCCTCCCACAAGGTCGCCTCGCAGCAGATGCGGCGCTATGGGTGCGTCGTCTCCTTCACGTTGCCCACGCGCGCGCGTGCCGAGCGTTTCCTCGAGGCACTGCGCCTTGTGGACGACGCGACGAGCTTCGGCGGAGTGCGCTCCACCGCGGAGCGGCGCGGGCGCTGGGGTGGGGATGCCGTGCCGGAGGGCTTCATCCGGCTGTCCGTCGGTGCCGAGGATCCCAAGGACCTGGTGACGGATGTGCTGCGTGCGTTGGAGGAGTCGGCGCGGTGACCGGCTTACGCACACCTCTGACGAGGTCCCGGTACATACAACGGACGGTCCGAGCCTCCCCCTCGTGGCTCGGACCGTCCTCGGTTCTGCGCGCGAAGAACCGCGCGCACAAGGCTAGTTGACTCTGTGTCAGTGTCCAATCACTGCAGCGACAGAGACCTATCGACTTATTTATGGTTGGGCCCTGCTCGGAGCCGGAGGAAAGGCAGGGAAGAGGGAGGACGCTCCATGGATCTGGCCTTGCTGCGCACCTTTGTGACCGTGCACCGGGCCGGCTCCTTCACCCGCGCCGCCGCGCTGCTGGGCCTGTCCCAGCCGACCGTCGCCTGCCAGATCCGTACGCTGGAACGGCAACTGGGCCGTCCCCTGTTCCTGCGCCAGGCCCGCGGCGTCACGCCGACGAGCATCGGGGACGAGCTCGCCCACAAGGCCGCCCCTCATCTCGACGCCCTGGTGGAGATCGCCGAGACCGGCCTCGACGACGAATCCGCCGTGCGGACGCTGCACCTCGCCGGTCCTCCCGAGTTCATCGCCGAGCGGGCTCTTCCCGCCCTCACCGAACTGTCCGGCGACGACGGACAGGGTTTCTGCGCGCCTCCTTCGGAAACGCCGAGGAGGTCCTGGAGGGTCTGGCCGCCGGACACCACGACCTGGCCATCAGTACGGCTCGGCCGCGCGGAGCGCTGCTCACGGCCGCTCCGCTTCGCGACGAGGAGCACGTCCTGGTCGCCGCCCCGCAGTGGGACGAGCGGATCGACGCTGGGGAGGTGTGCCGCAAGGGGGTGTCCGCGCTGGAGAACCTCCCTGTCGTCGAGGTCCACGAGTCTCTGCCCCTGGTCTCCCGCTACTGGGCCTCGGTCTTCGACTCCCGTCCCGCCGCCTCGGGCACCGTCATCGTCCCCGACCTGCGCGCGGTGCTCGCCTTCGCGGGCGCCGGTCTGGCCGTCCTGCCCCGCTATCTGTGCGCGGCCGCTCTCGAGCGCGGAGAGGTCGTCGCACTGTACGAGTCCTCCGTGCCGCCGCTGCGGACGTACGTTCTGGTGGTGCGCACCGGAACGCTGGCGATGCCGCATGTCGCACGAGCCCACGACTGGTTGTTGGGGGCAGCCGCCGACTGGTACTGACCCGATTTCCGGGGCCGATGTCACGGCATGAACTCACCCGATGACGTCTCGCGATGTTTCACGTGGAACCAGCCGGGCCACATTTCTTCCATGACCGTCCGACCCGTGGTCAAGCGCACCGCACGAGCCGTTCTGCTGGACGGCGACAACCTGATCCTGATCAAGCGCACCAAGCCCGGCGTGGATCCCTACTGGGTGACGCCCGGTGGCGGGGTCGAGCCTGATGACGCGACCGTCGTGGACGCCCTGCACCGTGAGGTGCACGAAGAGCTCGGCGCCAAGATCACCGACGTGGTGCCCTGCTTCGTCGACACCGTCGAACACATCGGCGACGACGGCGGCGCCACCGGCGTGAAAGTGCAGCACTTCTTCGTCTGCCATCTGGAGTCCATGGACCCGGCCCTGCGGCACGGCCCCGAGATCGAGGAGCCCGCCGGCGAGTACGAGATCGTCCGCGTGCCGTTCACCCGGGTCGGGATCGCCTCCGTCCACCTCGTACCGCTGTCGCTGCGGCACTACCTCGACGGCAACATCGAGGGCGTTCGCGCCATGCACGCTCCCGACCTCGGCTGACGTCCCGGTCCGGGTCCGGAGTGTTCTACGGGGCGGCGAGTCAACTCCCGGAGGCGACGAGCTCCTCGACCGAGTCGTGGCGTATGCGCTCCGAGGGGATGCCCACACCCCGCAGGACGTCCACCCCGCTGCGGATCATCCCGGGCGGACCGGAGACATAGGCGTCGTATCCGGTCCAGGGTCCGAAGGCACGTATCGCCTCGGGCAGTTGGAGCAGACCGTCCCGGTCGACCACCGGGCGGACCTCCAGCCAGGGGTGGGACCGCTGGAGTCCGAGCATCGTGTCGAGGTCGTACAGGGCGTGGTCACTGCGGGCGCCGTAGAACACCTCCACCGAACGGCGGACGCCGTGCTCGGCGATGTCCTCGACCAGCGCCTTGATGGGGGCTATGCCTGTGCCACCGCCCAGGCAGAGCAGTCCGCTGTCCCTGGTGTGATCGACGGTCATCGACCCGGCTGACGGCCCGAGCCGGATGACGTCGCCCGGCCGGGCGCGGTGCACCAGGGCATTGGACACCCAGCCCGCGGGGACAGCCTTCACGTGGAACGTCAGCAGACCGTCGGAGCGCGGCGCCGAGGCGAACGAATAGTGCCGCCAGATCCGCGGCCACCACGGCGTCTCCACGCTCGCGTACTGCCCGGCCAGGAACGGGTAGGGCTGGTTGGGGCGGACGGTGAGGATCGCGACGTCCGGCGTCCTGAGGTCGCGCGAGACGACCTCCGCGTACCACCAGGCCGGTGCGCGCAGTTCATCGACAGCCGCCGCGTCGATCATGACCTGGGAGATCGTGGTGTAGGTCCGGACCCAGGCCGCCTCCGTCTCGGCGTCCCACTCGGAGTCTGCGTACTTGCTCAGCGCCCCGATGAGGCACTCGCCGACGGCTGGATAGTGCTCAGGACGGGTGCCGTACTTACGGTGGCCACGGCCGAGGTTCTGCAGGTACTCGACGAGGACCGGGGTGTTGTCGATGTGCTCGGCGGCGGTGAGCAGTGCTTTGAGGAGCCGGTCCCGTTGGGCGTCCATCGCGGGCGGGAAGAGCGAGCGCAGGTCGGGGTGGCGGACGAAGAGCATCGCGTAGAAGTACGACGTGACCTTGTCGGCCACCGGGGCCACCTCGGCCATGGTGCGCCGGATGAGGATGGCGTCCGGCGACGCTTCCTTGACGGGCGCGGACCTCTGGGCGGGCACGAGGAGCTCGGCGGGCGAGGCAATGGGCTGCTGCGCGGGCGCATGCGCTTCCACGGGCGCCTGCGGCTGGGCGGGCGCCTCGGGTCGGGCGGGGGCCTCCTGCTGGCCGGCGGGTCGAGGCTCCACGGAGGTGTCTGCCTCGGCCGGGTACTGAGCCTCGACGAGCGCCGGCAGTTGGGTAGGCGACTGGGGTTGTGCGCTCGCGGGGGCAGCCGTCGCGGCGGGGCCTGGCGAGCTCGGCTGTATTCGGGTCCCAGCGTCCGTCGTGCCGTCCTGGGGTGCGTTGCCGTGGGAGTCGGCAGTGTTCCGGCCCACCGGGCGTAGCGCGGCCAGACGGCGGCCTCCTGAAGCCCCCTGCTCGTCCCCCGCACCCGGTTCCGGCTGGGTGCGCGACGCGAACCATCCGTCCCCGCCGCCGGACCTGCCGTTGTCGGCCGACCTGGTGGTCGGAGCGTCCATGGTGTGCCTCGCCTCGAACATCTCTCGGTCGGTCTGCGCACTTCCTGGCTCGGAAGGTGTCTGCTAGGTCGCAGACGGCTCGCTTTCCTCTTCGGTTCCGCAGCCGAGACAGCCGCGGTCCACCCGTATTTCCGCCCCGCACGAACAAGTAAGGAGAGAGCGCGACATGGGCCGCAGCGCTCTCACCGCAGCATCCCATCCCGTGCGGGCGCCTCGGTCACATCACCGGAAATGCGGGTCTTCGATCTCTCCGTCCCGTTAGGCTGCATTGCCCTGTTCTCGGCTCGCGCGGACTGGGTGCACCGCGTCTGGGGCACCTCGACCCGAAAGCGAACCGGAGTCGACCATACCGGCCGTCGCTCGCCGCACAAGTCTCGCCTTCTCTCCTTGGAAGACGCTTGAGGTGCGAACCGCTGGTTCCTTCAACTGTCGGGCAGGACGCACCAATCACAGACATCCCATAGATCCTTCCCGACGTATGAGTGGGTCGCGAGGTCGCTGTTTCACGCGAAACAGTCCCTCTGCCCCGCCCCTCTGTTTCACGTGAAACATGCCCTCGCCGTCGACGCACCGATCAGTCACCCACCGCATGGCCAAAAGCACACATGCCTCAGGGGAAACAGAGGAAACAGGTGGACGCCGACGGCACCGGTCGGACAGCCTGACCTGCGTGCCGACTCCTCCCCTCACCGCTCTGCCCATCCGCCGTCTGACGCACCGCGATCTCACCGCCTGCGCCGACTTGTCCGAGGATCGGGGGTGGCCGCGAGAGGAGCACAAGTGGGGCCTCCTCCTCTCGGCCGGCCAGGGTTACGGCATCGACGACCCCGACGGGGGACTCGTCAGCGCCTGCGTCGTCACCGAGTACGGCCCGCACGGGAGCCCCACTCTCGGCGCCATCGGCATGGTGCTGGTCGCCGAGCGCCACGCCCGGCAGGGCATCGGCCGGCGACTGATGCGACACATCGTCGCCCTCATGGGCACCACCCCACTGTCTCTGCATGCCACACCGAACGGCCGTCCGCTCTACGAAGAGCTGGGCTTCAAAACCACGGGCCGGGCGGAAATGATGCGTGGGCATTTCACGCCAGGTGAACCGACGTCCGGCATCGCCACCCGTGCGGCCACAGCCAGGGACCTCACCTCGATCCTCCGGCTCGACGAAGAGGTCTTCGGCACCGATCGAACGCACGTGATCACCCGCCTGCCCGCCTTCGGCGACCAGCTACGAGTCGCCGAGGACGAGGGCCGGATCATCGGCTACGCGGCCGCGTGGCCCAACATGGACACCCAGGTCGTGGGACCACTGATCGCCCGGGACACGGAGACCGCGAAGGCCTTGCTGGCCTCCCTCGCCGCCCACACGGACCGGCCGCTGCGCACCGACATCGACGTACGGCACGAGGAGCTGCTGGCGTGGGTGAAGGCACACGGACTGGAGCCCGTTGCCTTCAACTCCGTGATGACCTACGGGATCACGGAGTTGCCAGGCGACTGGCACCGCCGCTTCGCTCCGCTGACGGTGGCGGCTGGCTGAGGACACCCAACCCCGAGAGAACGCCGGTTCCCCTGATGGTCGGGGAGCCGGCGTTCTTCGTGGACGGCCGCCGTCAGACGGATGGCTTGCGCGTGCTCGTCTCCCCGGAGGTCAGCACGGCCCGGCCGTCCCGCCGGAAGGCCGGCCCAGGACGGTGACTGCTGTCGCACGGGTGCTGGTCCGCTGGGCCGGCCCCGGCCCAACGGACGGCCTGGGTTCAGCGCTGGACGGCCGCTTGCCGAGCGGCAGGCGCGCCACCCGCGAGGACGGGGCTGAGGCCACCAGAGACGCCGTCGCGGCGCTCCAACGCGGCCGAGACGAAGGCGAGGAGCAGGGCGCCTACGGCGAGGGCGGCGCCGACCCAGTTCGGCGCGGTGTAGCCGAAGCCAGCGGCGATGACGAGTCCGCCGAGCCAGGCGGACAGCGCGTTGCCGAGGTTGAAAGCACCGATGTTCACCGCCGACGCCAGCGTCGGTGCACCGTGCGCCTGGTCCAGGACACGCTTCTGCAGGGGCGGGACAGTAGCGAAACCCAGGGCGCCGATCAGGGCGATCGTGAGGGCCGCGAGGACCTTGTGGTGGGCGGTCAGCGGGAAGAGTGCCAGGACGACCGCCAGTGCGCCCAGAGAGGCGTACAGCATGGGCATCAGGGCTCGGTCGGCGTACTTGCCGCCGACGAGGTTACCGCCGACCATTCCGAGCCCGAGGAGGACCAGCAGCCAGGTGCCGGAGCCGTCGGCGAAGCCGGCCACGTGGGTCATCATCGGCGCGATGTAGGTGATGGCCGCGAAGACGCCGCCGAAGCCGAGGACGGTCATCGTCATGGCGAGCAGGACCTGGGCGTTCTTGAAGGCTGCCAGCTCATGCCGCAGGCGCACGCCCTCGGCCCGCGGCATCTCGGACACGAGCCTGGCGATACCGACCAGGCCGACGACGCCGAGCGCGGCGACGAGGGCGAAGGTGACGTGCCAGCCCACGTTCTGCCCGACGAGAGTGCCCAGCGGGACGCCGACGACGTTGGCGACGGTGAGGCCGGTGAACATCGTCGCGATGGCCCCGGCCTTCTTGTCGGAGGCGACCAGGTCGGCCGCGACAACCGAGCCGATGCCGAAGAAGGCGCCATGGGCGAGGGAGGCGACCACACGGCCGATCAGCATCACGGCGAAGGTGGGGGCGAC
The Streptomyces sp. NBC_01485 genome window above contains:
- a CDS encoding YibE/F family protein yields the protein MGGLRRRGVPSGQGPGPGGDPGQGRGNGTGNGYQPGLGPGQGPGPGPGPGPGHGAGPGPGAEYGLDRGEHGHGQRPDGGHRGDSRNGPRTGPGNRPHGEGHEHGTGDGHGHGPGAGHGHGTGSGDGHGPDSGSGKGPGSDGGHGHSHSHSHGPAAPVSQHLRKVIAAILIPFAAAVVVGLVVLWPDGAPAHERTGVGFDRQTQQATVTKVVSVSCASVNASSETPTGDTSTAEGSSAQQQASGTCKKATIRVDTGKDKGRTFTEIVQPDQSRQLEQGEKVVVAYEPSAPKDLQYSVTDVNRRVPMTVLALIFAVAVVVVGRLRGVMALVALAISFLLLNFFVLPAILQGSNPLVVAVVGSSAIMLIALYLCHGLSARTSVAVLGTLISLLLIGVLGSLFIDWAALTGNTDDSTGLIHGLYPSIDMSGLLLAGIIIGSLGVLDDVTVTQTSAVWELHEANPSMGWRGLYRAGIRIGRDHIASVVNTLVLAYAGAALPLLLLFSIAQSSVGTVANSELVAEEIVRTLVGSIGLVASVPVTTALAALVVAADRPSRGTAPAVVTETTPPSPAGTTAAGPAQGRGGRGRRRKR
- a CDS encoding globin domain-containing protein, which translates into the protein MDAPTTRSADNGRSGGGDGWFASRTQPEPGAGDEQGASGGRRLAALRPVGRNTADSHGNAPQDGTTDAGTRIQPSSPGPAATAAPASAQPQSPTQLPALVEAQYPAEADTSVEPRPAGQQEAPARPEAPAQPQAPVEAHAPAQQPIASPAELLVPAQRSAPVKEASPDAILIRRTMAEVAPVADKVTSYFYAMLFVRHPDLRSLFPPAMDAQRDRLLKALLTAAEHIDNTPVLVEYLQNLGRGHRKYGTRPEHYPAVGECLIGALSKYADSEWDAETEAAWVRTYTTISQVMIDAAAVDELRAPAWWYAEVVSRDLRTPDVAILTVRPNQPYPFLAGQYASVETPWWPRIWRHYSFASAPRSDGLLTFHVKAVPAGWVSNALVHRARPGDVIRLGPSAGSMTVDHTRDSGLLCLGGGTGIAPIKALVEDIAEHGVRRSVEVFYGARSDHALYDLDTMLGLQRSHPWLEVRPVVDRDGLLQLPEAIRAFGPWTGYDAYVSGPPGMIRSGVDVLRGVGIPSERIRHDSVEELVASGS
- a CDS encoding SsgA family sporulation/cell division regulator gives rise to the protein MRESVQAVQAEVMMSFLVSEELSFRIPVELGYESCDPYAVRLTFHLPGDAPVTWAFGRELLIDGVGRACGEGDVRVSPVDPDVLGEVLIRLQVGGDQALFRSSAGPLVAFLDRTDKLVPLGQEGALADFDAHLDEALDRILAEEQSAG
- a CDS encoding phage holin family protein, which encodes MKNFVVKTIANAGALAVAVWLLDKITLTGDSTGKKIGTLIVVALLFGLVNFMVKPVVKVLTFPLFILTLGLITLVVNALMLLLTSWLADKFDLSFHVEGFWTAVLGGLIISVVSWALNVVLPDGD
- a CDS encoding NUDIX hydrolase, whose amino-acid sequence is MTVRPVVKRTARAVLLDGDNLILIKRTKPGVDPYWVTPGGGVEPDDATVVDALHREVHEELGAKITDVVPCFVDTVEHIGDDGGATGVKVQHFFVCHLESMDPALRHGPEIEEPAGEYEIVRVPFTRVGIASVHLVPLSLRHYLDGNIEGVRAMHAPDLG
- a CDS encoding GNAT family N-acetyltransferase — its product is MPTPPLTALPIRRLTHRDLTACADLSEDRGWPREEHKWGLLLSAGQGYGIDDPDGGLVSACVVTEYGPHGSPTLGAIGMVLVAERHARQGIGRRLMRHIVALMGTTPLSLHATPNGRPLYEELGFKTTGRAEMMRGHFTPGEPTSGIATRAATARDLTSILRLDEEVFGTDRTHVITRLPAFGDQLRVAEDEGRIIGYAAAWPNMDTQVVGPLIARDTETAKALLASLAAHTDRPLRTDIDVRHEELLAWVKAHGLEPVAFNSVMTYGITELPGDWHRRFAPLTVAAG
- a CDS encoding DUF5326 family protein, whose translation is MREIFTGLPWWVKWVAVPVIALVVFGGLITSVVGFVIGLLFKLLVFVALVGGLIYVVRKFMSSSSSRSDW
- a CDS encoding IclR family transcriptional regulator, whose protein sequence is MVDTASAQPYAPPTRSRSSAPPLQRPPGTAVPEHPHPAATLIGSVQRAMRLLESVAEHEYGAPAKQLARETGLALPTAYHLLRTLVHEGYLRRDKGLFFLGEAAERLGSSGAAQKRRSTVADTLAQWRDSIGVPVYYAQYRDGEIEIMCVSDTPGNPAVEEWADFRETGHAHAIGQCLLSQLDEDARRDHLDRYPAQSVTPYTVRDNHTLLRRLERMRRMEPVVERQEYALGTVCAAIPITVGTTAATMAISLPSHHADRLLPAARQLQKEVGRLLGSLAISISI
- a CDS encoding cupin domain-containing protein, whose product is MKAFRLDELEAERAANDGAYLQFLRERNMSVGLYALDAGTHDPQNPHNQDEVYFVVSGRASITVGLETTQVARGSVVYVPAGVAHKFHHISEDLRVLVVFSPPEG
- a CDS encoding low molecular weight protein-tyrosine-phosphatase, which gives rise to MSYRVCFVCTGNICRSPMAESVFRARVADAGLDGLVEVDSAGTGDWHEGENADPRTLSVLERHGYALDHTARRFEPSWFARLDLVIALDSSHLKALRLLAPTEEDAAKVRLLRSFDPVAPEDLDVPDPYYGGRDGFEECLEMVEEASAGLLAAVRDDVEGHIA
- a CDS encoding cystathionine gamma-lyase — encoded protein: MKDSATNGGLPRGSGEGTRAVRAGLPEPVKYEPTLPGPVFAAHFHLPGEPTGPYTYGRDENPTWTHLERAIGELEAPGRDGVETLVFASGMAAISSVLFSQLRAGDTVVLPDDGYQALPLVRAQLEAYGIEVRTAPTAGDAQLGVLDGAKLLWIESPSNPGLDVCDIRRLVGAAHARGALVAVDNTLATPLGQRPLELGADFSVASGTKQLTGHGDVLLGYVTGRAGEPMTAVRRWRKIVGAVPGPMEAWLAHRSIATLQLRVDRQNASALAVAEALRGRPEVSGLRYPGLPDDPSHKVASQQMRRYGCVVSFTLPTRARAERFLEALRLVDDATSFGGVRSTAERRGRWGGDAVPEGFIRLSVGAEDPKDLVTDVLRALEESAR